One Aegilops tauschii subsp. strangulata cultivar AL8/78 chromosome 7, Aet v6.0, whole genome shotgun sequence genomic window carries:
- the LOC109731955 gene encoding probable glucan endo-1,3-beta-glucosidase A6 has translation MASSSICALLLLLAAFSCHCHAAAAAAYRRPRAIGVNYGNLGDDLPTAARSVKLLRKANAGAVKLYNADQRILHALAGTGIPVSVMVPNDIVPSLADSRAAARKWVDNNLKRHPRVRVRYLLVGNELLSYPALAASTWGKIVPAMKNLRHALHAIGLGRVKLGTPLAMDALAASYPPSAGAFREDIADPVMRPLLDFLNHTRSYYFVDAYPYFPWAANQKDISLDYALFEGNASSHYVDPATRLAYTNLLDQMLDACIAAMDKLGYGGVKLAISETGWPNAGDPGQAGANVRNAALYNRHLARRMHKKLGTPARPRSKMPAFVFALYNEDLKPGAGTERHWGMFYPNGTWVYQIDLTGRRTARSYPPLPPPDDQTGKLEWCVLAGGGKPLNETAVALALNYACGQGTGTCAAIQPGGACYEPNTLDAHASYAINAYWQQFKAKGGSCYFNGLAVKTNKDPSYLSCKFPSY, from the exons ATGGCGTCCTCCTCCATCtgcgccctcctcctcctcctcgccgccttcTCGTGCCACTGCCATG cggcggcggcggcggcgtacagGCGGCCCCGCGCCATCGGCGTCAACTACGGGAACCTCGGCGACGACCTCCCCACGGCGGCGCGCTCCGTCAAGCTCCTCCGCAAGGCGAACGCGGGCGCCGTCAAGCTCTACAACGCCGACCAGCGCATCCTGCACGCCCTGGCCGGGACGGGCATCCCGGTCTCCGTCATGGTGCCGAACGACATCGTCCCCTCTCTGGCCGACTCCCGCGCCGCCGCACGCAAGTGGGTGGACAACAACCTCAAGCGGCACCCCCGGGTGCGGGTGAGGTACCTGCTCGTCGGCAACGAGTTGCTCTCCTACCCCGCCCTCGCGGCGTCCACGTGGGGCAAGATCGTGCCGGCGATGAAGAACCTCCGCCACGCGCTCCACGCGATCGGTCTCGGCCGCGTCAAGCTCGGGACCCCGCTCGCCATGGACGCGCTCGCGGCGTCCTACCCGCCGTCCGCCGGCGCGTTCCGCGAGGACATCGCCGACCCCGTCATGCGGCCGCTGCTCGACTTCCTCAACCACACCCGCTCCTACTACTTCGTCGACGCGTACCCGTACTTCCCTTGGGCGGCCAACCAGAAGGACATCTCGCTGGACTACGCGCTCTTCGAGGGCAATGCGAGCAGCCACTACGTCGATCCGGCCACGAGGCTCGCCTACACGAACCTGCTCGACCAAATGCTCGACGCCTGCATAGCCGCGATGGACAAGCTGGGGTACGGCGGCGTGAAGCTGGCCATCTCGGAGACAGGCTGGCCCAACGCCGGCGACCCGGGCCAGGCCGGCGCCAACGTGCGCAACGCCGCGCTCTACAACCGCCACCTCGCCCGTCGGATGCACAAAAAACTCGGCACGCCGGCGCGACCGAGGTCCAAAATGCCGGCGTTCGTCTTCGCGCTGTACAACGAGGACTTGAAGCCGGGGGCGGGCACTGAGCGGCACTGGGGGATGTTCTACCCGAACGGTACGTGGGTGTACCAGATTGACCTCACCGGCAGGCGGACGGCTCGCTCCtacccgccgctgccgccgccggatgACCAGACCGGCAAGCTCGAGTGGTGCGTCCTGGCCGGCGGTGGCAAGCCGTTGAATGAGACGGCGGTGGCCCTCGCCCTGAATTACGCGTGCGGGCAAGGGACAGGGACGTGCGCCGCCATCCAGCCCGGCGGTGCGTGCTACGAGCCCAACACCCTCGACGCGCATGCAAGCTACGCGATCAATGCGTACTGGCAGCAGTTCAAGGCGAAGGGAGGCAGTTGTTACTTCAATGGCCTTGCAGTGAAGACTAACAAAGATCCAA